GCATAGGTTCTGTATCTACTTCTACTGGAGGATCTATAGGATTAGGTACATACACGCTGTTACAGCCCAACAAACGCCAAAACATTTCATCTACCTTGGAAAGAGTAACCAAAACATCCACCCTTCGCCCTATAGATAAAATATTTTCATTCGGCATATTTTCAATAAAGCTGAAATTATTATGCAGTTCCAGCACCACAGGTACACCAGCCTGTTGTACACACAATAAATCATAGAGTGCATTTGTCCCTCTTGCATGACTACAAAAGATATCCACATGATAATCCTGTAGTGCCTTAAGCAATTGCTCGCAACGCCCCTGCCGTCCACACTCATGCGCCAGCAATACGCGCTTTACTTCATCCGGCAACGAATATTCCATATCCTCCTTGATTTCATCAGTGAACAGCACTAATTGATAATCATGTACATGAAATAATTGCAAAAGTTTTGATATTACCCTCTCAATGCCACCGTTGTAATAACGCATATAATATATTCCAATTGTTCTAGGCAATTTATCTTCCATAGTTCTTTTGTTAGCAAGAGGCATCCACTCAGTAGCAGTGGCCACATTCTCTCTAAAGACAAGTTCCAAAAAATCAACGTATTTAGAAATACCTACCATATCTAGCAGTTGACTGCCAACAACTTGACTGTTAGTCCATGCATTATCTGCAAAAAGTACACACATCGCCAGCATATCTTGTATAGGTTCAATCCAATCAGCATGCCCCCGCAACTCACACGCAGCACGCAAATCCTGCCTAAAACTATGGAATCTAGCAGAAATTTCCTCAGGTACTCTACAATCCCACCAATCACCAACGCTACCTTCAGACCGCAAACCTAAGGCTTCTGCCAACTGCCAAAACAAGCCTGATTCTCGCCAAAGCCAAGCATAAAAATCTACTAAGGTTAAGTAATCAGACAACTTGCAATAGCTATGCTGCTCCAGTTCAGCCACTATAGCAGCATTTTGTGCAACAGCTATCACAATAGGATATCTATTTTCATGCCAGATATCTTTTGGCAATTTTATTTCCCTGCCGTAAAACTTCTTTCCTTTTTTTTCTACGTTACTATCTAAGAACCAAGGAACTTCACAGGCTTTCTCACCTAAAATTTCCTCAACTAAAAAGTTAGCCTCAGATATCCATTTTATGAGTCTTGATGCCTCTCTCCCAGTCCCCCATATGATAAACTCCCTTTGCATGCAACCCCCCCTAAGAATCAACATTACCTTTCATATGATTTCATGAAAAATCTCCATTCACACATCCCACTTAATTCCAATCTATAGCTTGGAATTTATAATTCCAGGATGTTCACATTTTATTGTACTTAACACATCATCAGCCTTTATTAGATTTATACAATGTGGCGTCTCTGAATAGCAGGTAGCTCCGCATCCTGGCAAAGCGTGATCAGGACGCACTATAGAGTATTTTGTTTCCCAAGCATGATATCTAATTGGTGATGAATACTCTAATGGATCTCCACCTACAGGATGACAAATAATCTCAATCACCGGAACCTTCCATGCAGCGGCTATATGTGTCAATCCAGTATTACTCCCTATATATAAAGAACACCTTTTTATAACAGCCGATACTATTCCCAAAGATGTCTTGCCAGCCAAATTTATTATATTATTAATATTAGACTCTTTAATCAGGTAATCCCCTATTCTAACCGTTTCAACACCTCCTAAAATCAAATAATAATTTTTCTGATTTATTCCATGAAGAGCAAGCAACAGCTCAAGATAATTATGTTTATCCCAAACCCGTCTCGGATCATTGGCATAGGGAACTATGGCAATCATTTTACCTTCATCACCCAGTTTTACACCGCTTAAAATTTTACTTGCCAGCCTTTCGTCTTCAGCAGTATGCCAAAAATCTAATCCACTAGAATATACTTTTCCCCTTAAAAATTTTACAATATATAAATTACGTTCTACCTCATGCATAGGAGCAGTTGATTTGATAGCTACAGATAAGAATTTATCAAAATTCCTATTTAATATAGCCTTCGCTGGCATATTTGTCTCAGAAAAACCAACTCTCACGGTTGCACTACTAAAGACCGCAAGTAATAGAGATTCTATATGTATATTATACCATCCTTGTATAAAAACAACATCATATTGCACTTGACATAAATGTGCTTCAGAAAACATTTTGCTTATTTCAATAGCTCCATGTATATCTGAAGCAAAATATTTCCTATAATCATAAACAATAACCGTATCAATATAAGGACATAGTTCCATAAATATTTTCACCTGCGGTTGCACAACCACAGTAATATTTACATCAAGAGCGCAATTCTTTCTGAGTTCTCTTATAAACGGTAAATACATTATCACATCGCCTATATTTTCAATACAAATTATCAGTATTTCCCTCCAATCCCGTAAAGAAATATTCTCTAATTTAATTTTATATGGAAATAACTTTTCTAATGCTGAAACTCTGTAGTCTGATATAATACGCTGAGAAGCCCCCATAATTTCATACATTTCTTGACTAGGAATAAACATATGACTTAAATCAAGGTTACTATTTGACAACACTTCTTCATGGTATTGATTCCCCAAAGATAAAACTATTCCTATTCCTCCATATATACTCATCTCATCATATTGCATTATAGGTAAATCTAAATAAAACCTTTCATTACTCACTTTAGACACTATGAATCCCTTAGGATGAATATTTATTTCTTCTAGAAAATCTTTTACATATTTGCCAAGTTTTCCCGCCCCCCAAAGATAAACCTCCTCATGACTGCCAGCGAATGTTGTCAATGAATTAATCAACTCTTCTTTTTTTTCTATAAATCTTCTCGGGTTAACTATCATCATAAGCCTCCCGCTATGGACAAACACCACATCATCACTGGCATAATTATCATAAATCACTTTAACAGAACTCATAAAGAATATACTCTAACGAAACAGTATCATAATCTACATATTTCCGCAATTCACTCCTTAATGCTTCATACATTCCAATCGGAGTAATAACAACAGCGTCTACTGGAGGCAACTTATCTTCAAGTGTAAATGTAGGGTAAGAACATATTTTTAAAGATTTATTTTTATCAATAATATATTTTATCTCAACATCACTGCCAACCAAATTTGCAATTAGATGCTTACCTAGCCTTCCACCTCCATAAATAGCTATTCTCCTATATTTATTCCTATAAAAAAAACTCCTTACCTCCTCTCCCTTCTCGTTTATTCTCAACCATTGACTCAACGCATTAATTACAAGACCTTGTTTTTTCATATCAAGATAATATCTTCCATCAGTTCCACTATTTTCAGATATTCTACCATTATTTATGCCGGGATTATCTTCTATTTCATCATTGTATACAGTTCTCCTTACAGCTTCTAAAAGGCCGAATCCATTTTGTTCATCTGGTTCTAAGTACATTCCCTCCCCCCATTCATTCCATGCATTAAGGAAAATAAAATCTAACTTCTTATACTTACAGTATCCATATAATTTACGAAAATATCTGTAGAACTTTTCATCATTAAAATTTATACATACAGTTCCTAAATCCCCATGACGAGGAGTATCATCGTAATTAACACAAGCACAACAATAGCAAGGCTTATTCATACCTTGAATATCATCATATGATAGTATAGAATCCCACATTTCATCATAATCCAACGTAGCAACATCTTCAACATGCTTTTTGATTTTATGTTTAGCTGCTATAGGGTAACGTATCATCCATGAATTTATATCATTAATATCTATTACTGGCATAGACTCCTTTATATCACCTATTAAATAAACCCCATCAAATCCTTCTCGTTTCAAAACCTCATTCCAAACCTCCATCATATCTACTAAGCAATGAATATTGTGCGGATAATACAGCACAAACACAGGTTTATTATTTATTTTAATATAACGTGAATCTTTAAAGAACGGAATTAAATATTCAATATGTTTTTCCCACACACCTCTCGTTCCATAATTTTGCATCAAAAGAATTTCATTATCAAAAATTTTGTTATTTTTTGATGTCCACGAATTCACCTCTACATTCATAACCTCCCATGTTCTAGCCCACGTCTCATTCGCCCAGCAAAAACAGAACGGCATATCTATATCTTTCCATTTTAACAGATTTTCTGCCGGTCTTTCTAAAATGCGTCTCCCATCTTTAAACCAATAATGATAAAAACAAAATGCATTTACCCCATACTTCCTCGCCAAATAAGCTTGCCAAACCATTACATCTTTTTCCATTAAGTCATAGTAATTACTATTTAGTGGAATTTTGGGTTGTGAATGCCCATTAAACATAGGACATGCTTTTTTCACCGCAGTCCATTCGGTATATCCCTCTCCCCACCAATCATCATTCTCCCTCACACGATGAAATTGAGGCAAGTACATCGCTATAACACGTGGTGATGATTGGTTAATATTCTTAATTTCATCATTCTTGTCCATTCTCTATTTCTCCTATGATTTTTAACATTTGTCACTTAACGAACCAACATAATTTAATATCATACTTTCTATCTCAATATATTATTTATTATTTATAGCATTAGCGATAACATCGTATACTGACATTGCCGTTCTTTGAGGATCAAATCTTTTTAATGCCTCTCCCTGTGCCTGCCTGGCCATTTTTTGCATTTTTGAACGATGTTTTTCACACCATATCAAGCATTCGGCAAGTTTTTTGGGATTTCCAAACTCATACAACAATCCATACTTACCATTTTCTAGCAATTCAGGATTTGCTCCAGTATTAGATGCTATCGTCAACAACCCTGATAGCATATACTCAACAGTTACTCGGCCAAAAGCTTCCATGCGCGACGCCATCACACCAATTTGACAGTTGCATAAATGACTTGCTACATCAGTCGTATACCCCAAAAATTTAACTCTATCTTTTAATAAATTCGAATTAGCATATTCATTTAGTACTTCTTGATATATAGGATCCTGCGGACCATAGAATTCAACTTCATAATGTTTCAACACTTCTTTGGGTAATAAACTCAATGCTTCTAGAACCTCTTTTTGGTTTTTACACTCTTTAACAAAGCCACACATACCGATCCGTAAAACATCTTGATAGAATTCATCTTTCTTATGTGTTCCTGCATAGTCAAGACTAACTCCATTCGGTATTAGGCAAAATACATTTTTCTGTTCTACAACATCTTCACATTTAGACATTAACGCTTTTGATATACAGATAGCCTTATTACTATTATTCAAAATATATTCTAAAGCTTCCTTTCGGCCTAGAAAAAAATGCCAGCCAAAATCCTCCTCAACGAATTCCCGAATATGCCAGATATGTGGCCGGTCTAATTTCCGAGCCATATTGGCACCGATATTAATCACACTGCTATTAGAGTAGACGAGATTAAAGCAGCAATTCTTCAGCAACGAATCAAGTTTATCCACTACTAGAGTATTATCAGGAATCTTACCCCCATCACAATCTCCTACCCACCATAAAAAATGTGCTACCAAACTAGGAATATTATGTTTATTAAGAACCTTATTTAAATCACCTGCATTAGGAGATACAATCAAAGATTCCATTCCCATAGCTTGCCAATATAGCAAATTTTGTAACAAACTCCTATTAGCTCCCAAAAGTTCTGAACCATGAGTAAAAAACAACACTCTCATAGATTCATAAGATATCCCCTCCCGCCAAAATCTTAACTTTTGTGCTGTCAGCGCAAAGGAATCATCCATAATTCTATATCTATACATTAAATCGTCAAAAAAAGCACTAGATAAAATTACTATCTTTAGTCCAGTTTCAGATAAAGATGATAATATTGCAGATTTATTTTTCTCATTTACAGCTAAAATAATAGAAACATCGCTTAAATCTCCTGCTTCTGATACTTGCATGACAGGGTAATCAGATATTTCATCTGGATGCTTTTCTCCGTTCGATACTAGAAATC
This genomic interval from Selenomonas sp. AB3002 contains the following:
- a CDS encoding glycosyltransferase family 9 protein — protein: MSSVKVIYDNYASDDVVFVHSGRLMMIVNPRRFIEKKEELINSLTTFAGSHEEVYLWGAGKLGKYVKDFLEEINIHPKGFIVSKVSNERFYLDLPIMQYDEMSIYGGIGIVLSLGNQYHEEVLSNSNLDLSHMFIPSQEMYEIMGASQRIISDYRVSALEKLFPYKIKLENISLRDWREILIICIENIGDVIMYLPFIRELRKNCALDVNITVVVQPQVKIFMELCPYIDTVIVYDYRKYFASDIHGAIEISKMFSEAHLCQVQYDVVFIQGWYNIHIESLLLAVFSSATVRVGFSETNMPAKAILNRNFDKFLSVAIKSTAPMHEVERNLYIVKFLRGKVYSSGLDFWHTAEDERLASKILSGVKLGDEGKMIAIVPYANDPRRVWDKHNYLELLLALHGINQKNYYLILGGVETVRIGDYLIKESNINNIINLAGKTSLGIVSAVIKRCSLYIGSNTGLTHIAAAWKVPVIEIICHPVGGDPLEYSSPIRYHAWETKYSIVRPDHALPGCGATCYSETPHCINLIKADDVLSTIKCEHPGIINSKL
- a CDS encoding glycoside hydrolase family 99-like domain-containing protein, producing MDKNDEIKNINQSSPRVIAMYLPQFHRVRENDDWWGEGYTEWTAVKKACPMFNGHSQPKIPLNSNYYDLMEKDVMVWQAYLARKYGVNAFCFYHYWFKDGRRILERPAENLLKWKDIDMPFCFCWANETWARTWEVMNVEVNSWTSKNNKIFDNEILLMQNYGTRGVWEKHIEYLIPFFKDSRYIKINNKPVFVLYYPHNIHCLVDMMEVWNEVLKREGFDGVYLIGDIKESMPVIDINDINSWMIRYPIAAKHKIKKHVEDVATLDYDEMWDSILSYDDIQGMNKPCYCCACVNYDDTPRHGDLGTVCINFNDEKFYRYFRKLYGYCKYKKLDFIFLNAWNEWGEGMYLEPDEQNGFGLLEAVRRTVYNDEIEDNPGINNGRISENSGTDGRYYLDMKKQGLVINALSQWLRINEKGEEVRSFFYRNKYRRIAIYGGGRLGKHLIANLVGSDVEIKYIIDKNKSLKICSYPTFTLEDKLPPVDAVVITPIGMYEALRSELRKYVDYDTVSLEYILYEFC
- a CDS encoding glycosyltransferase family 4 protein; translated protein: MEIQVGINKIEECLNSSVRVFGYGAGHYGHALAWMSRQMEWNLTGFLVSNGEKHPDEISDYPVMQVSEAGDLSDVSIILAVNEKNKSAILSSLSETGLKIVILSSAFFDDLMYRYRIMDDSFALTAQKLRFWREGISYESMRVLFFTHGSELLGANRSLLQNLLYWQAMGMESLIVSPNAGDLNKVLNKHNIPSLVAHFLWWVGDCDGGKIPDNTLVVDKLDSLLKNCCFNLVYSNSSVINIGANMARKLDRPHIWHIREFVEEDFGWHFFLGRKEALEYILNNSNKAICISKALMSKCEDVVEQKNVFCLIPNGVSLDYAGTHKKDEFYQDVLRIGMCGFVKECKNQKEVLEALSLLPKEVLKHYEVEFYGPQDPIYQEVLNEYANSNLLKDRVKFLGYTTDVASHLCNCQIGVMASRMEAFGRVTVEYMLSGLLTIASNTGANPELLENGKYGLLYEFGNPKKLAECLIWCEKHRSKMQKMARQAQGEALKRFDPQRTAMSVYDVIANAINNK
- a CDS encoding glycosyltransferase yields the protein MQREFIIWGTGREASRLIKWISEANFLVEEILGEKACEVPWFLDSNVEKKGKKFYGREIKLPKDIWHENRYPIVIAVAQNAAIVAELEQHSYCKLSDYLTLVDFYAWLWRESGLFWQLAEALGLRSEGSVGDWWDCRVPEEISARFHSFRQDLRAACELRGHADWIEPIQDMLAMCVLFADNAWTNSQVVGSQLLDMVGISKYVDFLELVFRENVATATEWMPLANKRTMEDKLPRTIGIYYMRYYNGGIERVISKLLQLFHVHDYQLVLFTDEIKEDMEYSLPDEVKRVLLAHECGRQGRCEQLLKALQDYHVDIFCSHARGTNALYDLLCVQQAGVPVVLELHNNFSFIENMPNENILSIGRRVDVLVTLSKVDEMFWRLLGCNSVYVPNPIDPPVEVDTEPMPYTILCLQRIDQTQKQVLELPAILENVVQVLPEARLQIVGKADNPEIEARLRKMFEERGLLGNVDFLGFHTDVERYYRQASVMLMTSKFEGFPMSVAESKRYGTPLVMYELPYLELLRDGRGYIAVPQNDQKGAADALVRILSDSELRKQLSSEAKSSLEVFSKVNLMKVWENVFSVAIRLNQPGLLSEEERTFSEIERLLMQLAKRVKSERLT